Proteins from a genomic interval of Luteibacter pinisoli:
- a CDS encoding hybrid sensor histidine kinase/response regulator, producing MTPRATDPFAFLPADSPTAAEIRAFDWTTSPLGPVDGWPVALKVMLATMFDTPRPMFLAADPGELFFFNDLYRPMLGRRGAGAIGTSFRTLWPDVWDDIGVHVERARQGEGSMHMDLPLRMTRHGFEEETWWTFSYAPLRDEHGRSIGMYAITNETSRAVRTTQALRELNASLEVEIDQRTRERDQVWGIARDLYVVMTRDGHYRNVNPAWHTELGYDVHELVGLGFEELIHPDDLERARDAISQMVEGDVVEDLELRLRGKDGGFRWFAWTGVPDGDVIYGMGRDTQRRRDLDDQLRHAQKLEALGRLTGGIAHDFNNILGGIGGAIEVVTERLDQGRVDGSRRLLDAARGAVTRAAGLTHRLLAYSRQQALSLSDVDANSIVHGLDLLLRPLLGEQVRLDARMADGIWRTLSDASQLESAILNLAINARDAMPHGGTLTIETRNASAVDMGNGPADYVVVAVTDTGTGMSAAVVDKAFDPFFTTKAIGQGTGLGLSMVDGFARQTGGRAVIQSTPGRGTTVSLWLPRHVGAPAAKHAHIEGVARRGGGQHVLLVEDESMLRSLTREVLEEAGYTVSDCGEGTEALLLLAADDRPDILVTDVGLPGMDGRRLAHAARERLPGLPVLFITGYAWEAFSDSAVLPEGCAILSKPFSLHALVDAVADLMDGTRA from the coding sequence ATGACCCCGCGCGCCACCGATCCGTTCGCCTTCCTGCCGGCCGATTCGCCGACAGCGGCGGAGATCCGCGCCTTCGACTGGACGACGTCGCCCCTTGGGCCCGTGGACGGCTGGCCCGTGGCGCTCAAGGTCATGCTGGCCACGATGTTTGATACGCCGCGGCCCATGTTCCTCGCCGCAGACCCGGGCGAGCTGTTCTTCTTCAACGATCTTTATCGACCGATGCTGGGCCGCCGCGGGGCCGGCGCCATCGGCACGTCCTTCCGAACGCTCTGGCCCGATGTCTGGGACGACATCGGCGTGCACGTCGAGCGCGCACGCCAGGGCGAAGGCAGCATGCACATGGACCTGCCGCTACGGATGACCCGGCACGGCTTCGAGGAAGAGACCTGGTGGACCTTCTCGTACGCGCCACTGCGCGACGAGCATGGCCGGTCCATCGGCATGTACGCCATCACCAACGAAACCTCGCGCGCCGTGCGCACGACCCAGGCATTGCGCGAACTCAACGCGTCGCTCGAAGTGGAAATCGACCAGCGCACGCGCGAACGCGACCAGGTCTGGGGCATCGCGCGCGACCTGTACGTCGTGATGACGCGCGATGGCCACTACCGCAACGTCAACCCGGCCTGGCACACCGAGCTGGGCTACGACGTGCATGAGCTGGTCGGCCTCGGCTTCGAAGAACTCATCCACCCGGATGATCTTGAGCGGGCACGCGACGCCATCAGCCAGATGGTGGAAGGCGACGTGGTCGAGGACCTGGAACTCCGCCTGCGTGGCAAGGACGGCGGCTTCCGCTGGTTCGCCTGGACCGGCGTACCCGACGGCGACGTCATCTATGGCATGGGCCGGGACACGCAACGCCGCCGCGACCTCGACGACCAGCTGCGCCATGCACAGAAACTCGAAGCCCTCGGCCGGCTGACCGGCGGCATCGCGCACGACTTCAACAACATCCTTGGCGGGATCGGCGGTGCCATCGAAGTGGTGACCGAGCGCCTGGACCAGGGCCGGGTGGATGGCTCGCGCCGCCTGCTCGACGCGGCGCGTGGCGCGGTGACCCGGGCGGCCGGGCTCACCCATCGCCTGCTGGCGTATTCCCGGCAGCAAGCCCTGTCCCTGTCCGACGTGGACGCCAACAGCATCGTCCACGGGCTGGACCTGCTGCTGCGCCCCCTGCTGGGCGAGCAGGTGCGCCTGGACGCACGAATGGCCGACGGGATCTGGCGGACGCTGTCCGATGCCAGCCAGTTGGAGAGCGCGATCCTCAACCTGGCGATCAACGCGCGCGATGCCATGCCGCATGGCGGCACGCTCACCATCGAAACGCGCAACGCGTCCGCCGTGGACATGGGCAACGGTCCGGCGGATTACGTCGTGGTCGCCGTGACCGATACCGGCACCGGCATGTCGGCGGCCGTCGTGGACAAGGCCTTCGATCCGTTCTTCACCACCAAGGCGATTGGCCAGGGCACCGGCCTGGGCCTGTCGATGGTGGACGGCTTCGCCCGGCAGACCGGCGGCCGCGCGGTGATCCAGTCGACACCCGGTCGCGGCACGACGGTGAGCCTGTGGTTGCCGCGCCACGTCGGCGCGCCCGCCGCAAAGCATGCGCACATCGAAGGCGTCGCACGCCGGGGTGGCGGCCAGCACGTGCTGCTGGTGGAAGACGAATCGATGCTCCGCTCGCTGACCCGCGAGGTACTGGAAGAGGCGGGCTACACGGTGAGCGATTGTGGCGAGGGCACCGAGGCCCTGCTCCTGCTGGCGGCGGACGACCGCCCCGATATCCTCGTGACCGATGTCGGCCTGCCAGGCATGGATGGCCGGCGGCTTGCCCACGCCGCCCGCGAACGCCTTCCGGGATTGCCGGTATTGTTCATCACCGGCTACGCATGGGAGGCGTTTTCGGACAGTGCCGTGCTGCCGGAGGGCTGCGCCATCCTCAGCAAGCCGTTTTCCCTGCACGCCCTGGTCGACGCCGTCGCCGACCTCATGGACGGTACGCGCGCGTAA
- a CDS encoding amidohydrolase family protein has translation MTLPRPLLLATALLAAATGTHAATVIRGARVIDGTGAPPRDDVTLVVDGDHFSMVGPGLRVKMPDGTKVVDYTGKTIMPGLVSDHGHIGQVDGTKGGLPALYTRENALRQLRQWRAYGVTTVTSLGLNNPDVFYPLRADLHAGKADGADLFGADHGIGVPQGAPPVKMMQAGSNQLDRPSTPEEARAAVDAAAARGTDLIKIWVDDFNGTLPVKMKPEIWRAVIDEAHAKHLRVAAHIYYLDDARRLVDDGVDILAHGVRDKAVDAGFIDAMKTHGTWYIATLDLNEAAYIYARHPAWMDQPFFTHAVQPALATQFADGAWRDKVQNDGSTSVNEAALKTNQENFKKLYDAGVKTGFGTDAGATPLRLPGFAEHRELALMVDAGLTPLQAINVATQRAAELLGLEDRGVIANGKRADFIVLDGDPSKDIEATTHIQAVWQRGTQVAGKVDAFQP, from the coding sequence ATGACCCTGCCCCGCCCGCTTCTCCTCGCCACCGCCCTGCTCGCCGCGGCCACCGGTACCCACGCCGCCACGGTGATTCGCGGCGCCCGGGTGATAGACGGCACCGGCGCCCCGCCGCGCGACGACGTCACCCTTGTCGTGGATGGCGACCATTTTTCGATGGTGGGGCCCGGGCTGCGGGTAAAGATGCCCGACGGCACAAAGGTCGTGGACTACACGGGCAAGACGATCATGCCCGGCCTTGTCTCCGACCATGGCCATATCGGCCAGGTGGACGGGACGAAGGGTGGCCTCCCTGCCCTGTATACCCGCGAGAACGCCCTGCGCCAGCTTCGCCAGTGGCGTGCCTACGGCGTTACCACGGTGACCTCCCTGGGGCTCAATAACCCGGACGTTTTCTACCCCCTGCGCGCCGACCTGCATGCAGGGAAGGCCGACGGGGCGGATCTTTTCGGTGCCGACCACGGCATCGGCGTCCCGCAGGGTGCGCCGCCGGTAAAGATGATGCAGGCCGGGTCCAACCAGCTCGACCGACCGTCCACCCCGGAGGAAGCCCGCGCGGCCGTGGATGCCGCCGCCGCCCGCGGCACGGACCTGATCAAGATCTGGGTCGACGATTTCAACGGCACGCTGCCCGTAAAGATGAAGCCCGAGATCTGGCGCGCGGTGATCGACGAGGCCCACGCGAAACATCTGCGCGTCGCCGCGCACATCTACTACCTGGATGACGCGCGCAGGCTGGTCGACGACGGTGTCGACATCCTCGCCCACGGGGTGCGCGACAAGGCCGTGGATGCCGGCTTCATCGACGCCATGAAGACGCACGGCACCTGGTACATCGCCACGCTCGACCTCAACGAAGCGGCGTACATCTATGCTCGCCATCCGGCCTGGATGGACCAGCCCTTCTTCACCCACGCCGTGCAGCCCGCGCTGGCCACGCAGTTCGCCGATGGCGCCTGGCGCGACAAGGTGCAGAACGACGGTTCGACGTCGGTGAACGAGGCCGCGCTGAAGACCAACCAGGAAAACTTCAAGAAGCTGTACGACGCCGGCGTCAAGACCGGCTTCGGCACGGATGCCGGCGCCACGCCGCTGCGCCTGCCTGGCTTCGCCGAGCACCGCGAACTGGCCCTGATGGTGGACGCCGGGCTGACCCCGCTCCAGGCCATTAACGTGGCGACGCAACGTGCGGCCGAACTGCTCGGCCTCGAGGACCGCGGCGTGATCGCGAACGGCAAGCGCGCCGACTTCATCGTGCTCGACGGCGACCCGTCGAAGGATATTGAAGCCACGACGCATATCCAGGCCGTGTGGCAGCGAGGCACCCAGGTCGCGGGCAAGGTCGACGCCTTCCAGCCCTGA
- a CDS encoding YihY/virulence factor BrkB family protein, translating to MVLRHWFHLTRKAVVTAAEGFSDDELMTRAAALSFYSALSFAPLLVLLLWILSALGDQWQAQLVEGLTTVIGQQGAGAVKLVIDNAQQRPKLGNVVGLIGLGVTVFSASAVFAQLQSTINRVWKIRAKPGEAVAGWLSTRARAFGLLVGIAFLLIISFVVSSLIQLLIPGDTMAWQVAEAIISFGVFVIAFGAMYRILPDAIIAWRDAARGGFLTALLFVAGKFVISLYIDHASVGGAYGPAGAIVVLLTWVYYASIIVLLGAELTHGLAVARGAKIRPAEHAESFEEAGARRPPASSNSAP from the coding sequence ATGGTCCTGCGACACTGGTTTCATCTCACCAGGAAAGCCGTTGTCACCGCCGCGGAAGGCTTCAGCGATGACGAGCTGATGACCCGTGCGGCGGCGCTTTCGTTCTACTCGGCCCTGTCATTCGCGCCGCTGCTTGTCCTCTTGCTATGGATACTCTCCGCCCTGGGCGACCAGTGGCAGGCGCAGCTCGTCGAGGGGCTCACCACGGTCATCGGCCAGCAAGGCGCGGGCGCGGTGAAGCTGGTAATCGACAACGCCCAGCAGCGACCCAAGCTGGGTAACGTGGTGGGCCTCATTGGCCTTGGCGTGACGGTGTTCAGCGCATCAGCGGTGTTTGCCCAGCTGCAATCGACGATCAACCGTGTATGGAAGATCCGCGCCAAGCCTGGCGAAGCGGTCGCGGGCTGGCTGAGCACGCGGGCGCGGGCGTTCGGCCTGCTGGTCGGTATCGCCTTCCTGCTCATCATTTCCTTCGTCGTCAGCAGCCTCATCCAGCTATTGATCCCGGGCGACACCATGGCGTGGCAGGTGGCCGAGGCGATCATCTCCTTCGGTGTCTTCGTCATCGCCTTTGGCGCGATGTACCGGATCCTTCCTGACGCCATCATCGCGTGGCGTGACGCGGCACGCGGTGGCTTCCTCACCGCGCTGCTTTTCGTGGCAGGCAAGTTCGTCATCAGCCTGTATATCGACCACGCCAGTGTCGGCGGCGCCTATGGGCCCGCCGGGGCGATCGTCGTGCTGCTTACCTGGGTGTATTACGCGTCGATCATCGTGCTGCTCGGCGCGGAGCTGACCCACGGCCTGGCCGTGGCGCGCGGGGCGAAGATCCGCCCGGCGGAGCATGCGGAAAGCTTCGAGGAAGCCGGGGCGCGGAGGCCGCCAGCTTCCTCGAACAGCGCGCCTTAG
- a CDS encoding CsbD family protein, which translates to MVNVASRLLHEPLMAVTGKSLSLRSAQSNEETIMDKNRTEGMKHEVKGAVKEVAGKVTGNHAKEAAGKIEKNAGKVQNEVGKAADQARDRKH; encoded by the coding sequence GTGGTGAACGTCGCATCGCGCTTGCTTCACGAACCCCTGATGGCGGTAACAGGTAAATCGTTGTCGCTGCGAAGTGCGCAGAGCAACGAGGAAACCATCATGGACAAGAACCGTACCGAAGGTATGAAGCACGAGGTAAAGGGCGCCGTGAAAGAAGTCGCCGGCAAGGTGACGGGTAACCACGCCAAGGAAGCCGCGGGCAAGATCGAAAAGAATGCCGGCAAGGTCCAGAATGAAGTGGGCAAGGCCGCCGACCAAGCACGCGATCGCAAACACTGA
- a CDS encoding Nramp family divalent metal transporter: protein MFFPLPKTATAPFCPSEVAGSIVVAESLPWWKKAFRFAGPGLLVSVGYMDPGNWATDIEAGSRFGYRLLFVVLLSSLAAMLLQSLAARLGIATQRDLAQLSSQRFPKAMGRVQWVLAEISIISCDLAEVLGSALAFKLLFGLSLPVGVALTALDTFIVLGLQGRGFRRVEAIILGLVGTIGICFIVQLFLVGPDWHAVAAGFVPSLHALDTHEPLYLAIGILGATIMPHNLYLHSSIVQTRAVSGEAGKWAAIRLTRVDTLCSLTLALLINAAILIVAAGAFHASGRHDVADIGDAYELLAPIAGTTIAPAAFAIGLFASGQSSTFTGTIAGQVIMDGFLQMKLPCWQRRLITRGLAIIPAFVGVVLMGDRAIGALLVASQVVLSVQLPFAMYPLIRFTDDRGLMGAFANTRLVSLAAWALFLLISAANAWLVLQVVGLT, encoded by the coding sequence ATGTTCTTTCCGTTACCCAAGACGGCCACGGCGCCGTTCTGCCCCTCCGAAGTGGCCGGCTCCATCGTGGTGGCGGAGAGCCTGCCATGGTGGAAAAAGGCCTTCCGGTTCGCCGGGCCCGGCCTGCTGGTTTCCGTGGGCTACATGGACCCGGGCAACTGGGCCACGGACATCGAGGCCGGCTCGCGCTTCGGCTACCGCCTGCTGTTCGTCGTGCTGCTTTCCAGCCTTGCCGCGATGCTCCTGCAGTCGCTGGCCGCGCGGCTGGGCATCGCAACGCAGCGGGATCTTGCCCAGCTTTCCAGCCAGCGCTTTCCGAAGGCCATGGGGCGCGTGCAGTGGGTGCTCGCGGAGATATCCATTATTTCCTGCGACCTGGCCGAGGTGCTCGGCAGTGCGCTCGCGTTCAAGCTGCTGTTCGGGCTGTCCTTGCCCGTCGGCGTGGCGCTGACGGCGCTCGACACGTTCATCGTGCTGGGGCTGCAGGGCAGGGGTTTCCGTCGTGTCGAGGCGATCATCCTTGGGCTGGTCGGCACGATCGGCATCTGCTTCATCGTGCAGCTGTTCCTGGTCGGGCCGGACTGGCATGCCGTGGCGGCGGGGTTCGTGCCGTCGCTGCACGCGCTGGATACCCACGAGCCGCTGTACCTGGCGATCGGTATCCTCGGCGCGACGATCATGCCGCACAACCTCTACCTGCATTCGTCGATCGTGCAGACCCGCGCGGTGTCCGGCGAGGCAGGCAAGTGGGCCGCCATTCGCCTTACCCGCGTCGACACCCTGTGTTCGCTCACCCTGGCGCTGCTGATCAACGCGGCCATCCTGATCGTGGCGGCGGGCGCGTTCCACGCCAGTGGCCGGCATGACGTGGCCGACATCGGCGATGCCTACGAGCTGCTGGCACCCATCGCGGGCACGACGATCGCCCCGGCCGCGTTCGCCATCGGCCTGTTCGCCTCAGGGCAGAGTTCCACGTTCACCGGCACCATCGCCGGGCAGGTCATCATGGATGGCTTCCTGCAGATGAAGCTGCCCTGTTGGCAGCGTCGGCTGATCACCCGTGGCCTGGCGATCATCCCGGCGTTCGTCGGCGTCGTGCTGATGGGGGATCGCGCCATCGGCGCGCTGCTCGTGGCCAGCCAGGTGGTGCTGAGCGTGCAGCTGCCGTTCGCGATGTACCCGCTGATCCGCTTCACGGACGATCGCGGGCTGATGGGGGCGTTTGCCAATACCCGCCTGGTGTCGCTGGCGGCGTGGGCCTTGTTCCTGCTGATTTCGGCGGCGAACGCCTGGCTGGTGCTGCAGGTGGTCGGGCTGACCTGA
- a CDS encoding S-(hydroxymethyl)glutathione dehydrogenase/class III alcohol dehydrogenase encodes MKSRAAVAWEAGKPLSIEEIDVQGPKAGEVLVRIVATGVCHTDLFTLSGADPEGAFPVILGHEGGGIVEEVGEGVTSLKPGDHVIPLYTPECGECAFCRSGKTNLCQKIRVTQGQGVMPDGTSRFSMGGKQLLHYMGTSTFSEYTVLPEISLAKINKDAPLDKVCLLGCGVTTGIGAVLNTAKVEPGASVAVFGMGGIGLSVVQGAVMAKAGRIICVDTNPAKFEMAKMLGATDFVNPKDYPDTPIQQVIVELTGGGVDYSFECIGNVDVMRAALECCHKGWGESIIIGVAGAGQEIRTRPFQLVTGRVWRGSAFGGVKGRTELPGYVDRYMGGEIKIDPMITYTMGLDDINRAFDLMHEGKAIRSVIIF; translated from the coding sequence ATGAAGTCGCGCGCCGCCGTTGCCTGGGAAGCAGGCAAGCCCCTGTCCATTGAAGAGATCGACGTCCAGGGCCCGAAGGCGGGCGAAGTGCTGGTGCGCATCGTGGCCACGGGCGTCTGCCATACCGACCTGTTCACCCTGTCCGGTGCGGACCCCGAGGGCGCCTTCCCGGTCATCCTCGGCCACGAGGGCGGTGGCATCGTCGAGGAAGTGGGCGAGGGCGTCACCTCGCTCAAGCCGGGCGACCATGTGATCCCGCTGTACACCCCTGAATGCGGGGAGTGCGCGTTCTGCCGTTCGGGCAAGACCAACCTGTGCCAGAAGATCCGCGTCACCCAGGGCCAGGGCGTGATGCCGGACGGCACCTCGCGCTTCTCCATGGGCGGCAAGCAGCTGCTGCACTACATGGGCACCAGCACGTTCAGCGAATACACCGTGCTGCCGGAGATCTCCCTGGCGAAGATCAACAAGGACGCCCCGCTCGATAAGGTGTGCCTGCTGGGTTGCGGCGTCACCACGGGTATCGGCGCGGTGCTGAACACCGCCAAGGTGGAACCGGGCGCGTCGGTCGCGGTGTTCGGCATGGGGGGCATCGGCCTCTCGGTGGTGCAGGGTGCGGTCATGGCGAAGGCCGGCCGGATCATCTGCGTCGACACCAACCCGGCCAAGTTCGAGATGGCGAAGATGCTGGGCGCCACGGATTTCGTGAATCCGAAGGACTACCCGGATACCCCGATCCAGCAGGTGATCGTGGAGCTGACCGGTGGCGGCGTCGACTATTCCTTTGAGTGCATCGGCAACGTGGACGTGATGCGCGCGGCACTGGAGTGCTGCCACAAGGGCTGGGGCGAGTCGATCATCATTGGCGTGGCGGGCGCGGGGCAGGAAATCCGCACGCGTCCCTTCCAACTGGTGACGGGCCGCGTGTGGCGTGGTTCGGCGTTTGGCGGCGTGAAGGGCCGTACCGAATTGCCCGGCTATGTCGACCGCTACATGGGTGGTGAGATCAAGATCGATCCGATGATCACGTATACGATGGGGCTGGACGACATCAATCGCGCCTTTGACCTGATGCATGAGGGCAAGGCCATCCGCTCGGTCATTATTTTCTGA
- a CDS encoding ketosteroid isomerase-related protein, which yields MNDTIDLIRRFYDAFNRADWNGMLDLMDEHVAHDVNQGGREVGRARFAAFLERMNVSYTEQVKNLVVMANEKGDRAAAEYGLHGVYKATDDGLPLAQGQTYVLPGGAFFDIAGGKITRVSTYFNLEDWLAQVRRVDVD from the coding sequence ATGAACGACACGATCGACCTGATCCGCCGCTTCTACGACGCGTTCAACCGCGCCGACTGGAACGGGATGCTCGACCTGATGGACGAGCACGTGGCCCACGACGTGAACCAGGGCGGCCGGGAGGTTGGCCGCGCCCGCTTCGCCGCCTTCCTCGAGCGCATGAACGTGAGCTACACCGAGCAGGTGAAGAACCTGGTGGTGATGGCCAACGAGAAGGGCGATCGCGCGGCGGCGGAATACGGCCTGCACGGCGTATACAAGGCCACCGACGACGGCCTGCCGCTGGCCCAGGGGCAGACCTACGTGCTGCCGGGCGGCGCGTTCTTCGACATCGCCGGGGGCAAGATCACCCGCGTGAGCACGTACTTCAACCTGGAAGACTGGCTGGCCCAGGTGCGTCGCGTCGACGTCGACTGA
- a CDS encoding MBL fold metallo-hydrolase — translation MPWTNPYFDATKAHHARDGFRNLEPETRQPGGLKRWRRERKEQQLPRPPAEGYEAFTRRWWQPADFAGTDDAAWWLGHATVLVRRQGLTVITDPVLGQRASPLSFAGPLRRTPTPVEAAALPRIDVVVISHNHYDHLDRASVHAIARQFPAAVFLVPLGLKRWFDRERIGNVRELDWWASTEVNGSVFTFVPARHWSARTLWDRNRSLWGGWVMAQDGYRFWFAGDTGYSDQLAEIGRRAGPIDLAALPIGAYAPRWFMHGQHVDPAEAVRLHKEIGCQRSIAIHWGVFELADDQLDEPPRLLGEALAGEGLGPDDFMLLNIGGRIAL, via the coding sequence ATGCCCTGGACGAATCCGTACTTTGACGCCACGAAGGCGCATCACGCTCGCGACGGCTTCCGCAATCTCGAGCCCGAGACCCGGCAGCCCGGTGGCCTGAAACGCTGGCGCCGCGAGCGCAAGGAACAGCAACTGCCGCGTCCGCCTGCCGAAGGCTACGAGGCCTTCACCCGCCGCTGGTGGCAGCCGGCGGATTTTGCCGGCACCGATGACGCCGCCTGGTGGCTTGGCCACGCCACCGTCCTGGTGCGCCGCCAGGGCCTGACCGTGATCACCGACCCCGTGCTGGGCCAGCGCGCCTCGCCGCTGTCGTTCGCCGGCCCCCTGCGCCGGACACCCACGCCGGTGGAGGCCGCCGCGCTGCCGCGCATCGATGTCGTGGTCATTTCCCACAACCATTACGACCACCTGGACCGCGCCAGCGTCCATGCCATCGCACGTCAGTTTCCAGCGGCGGTGTTCCTGGTGCCGCTGGGCCTGAAGCGCTGGTTCGACCGCGAGCGCATCGGCAATGTCCGCGAGCTGGACTGGTGGGCATCGACGGAAGTGAACGGCTCGGTGTTCACCTTCGTCCCGGCCCGGCACTGGAGCGCGCGCACGCTGTGGGATCGCAACCGCTCCCTGTGGGGTGGCTGGGTGATGGCGCAGGACGGATACCGGTTCTGGTTCGCCGGCGATACGGGCTATTCCGACCAGCTTGCCGAGATCGGCCGCCGGGCTGGCCCGATCGACCTGGCCGCCTTGCCGATCGGCGCCTACGCGCCCCGCTGGTTCATGCACGGCCAGCATGTGGACCCCGCGGAGGCGGTGCGGCTGCACAAGGAGATCGGCTGCCAGCGCTCCATCGCCATCCACTGGGGCGTGTTCGAACTGGCCGACGACCAGCTCGATGAGCCGCCGCGACTGCTTGGCGAGGCGCTGGCGGGCGAAGGGCTGGGGCCGGATGACTTCATGCTACTCAACATCGGCGGCCGGATTGCGCTCTAA
- a CDS encoding RNA-binding S4 domain-containing protein, protein MSSQTFQLEGDYVELNQLLKLAGIASSGGEGKHLVADGLVTVDGVVELRKTCKIRAGQVVAIDDETIHVI, encoded by the coding sequence ATGTCCTCGCAAACGTTCCAGCTTGAAGGTGACTACGTCGAATTGAACCAGCTGCTGAAGCTTGCTGGCATCGCCTCGAGCGGTGGCGAGGGAAAGCACCTGGTGGCCGACGGGCTGGTGACGGTGGATGGCGTCGTGGAGCTGCGCAAGACCTGCAAGATCCGTGCGGGGCAGGTGGTTGCCATCGACGATGAAACCATCCACGTTATCTGA